Proteins encoded in a region of the Rutidosis leptorrhynchoides isolate AG116_Rl617_1_P2 chromosome 9, CSIRO_AGI_Rlap_v1, whole genome shotgun sequence genome:
- the LOC139868411 gene encoding uncharacterized protein — MTAEKVAIAREKLKAARDRQKMYADPRRRSVTFNVGDCVYLKVSTWKEVIRFGKRGKLGPRYIGPFPINEILNDQTVVLDLPLELAGIHNTFNVCYLRKCKVDDETKILPIKDLKVDLSNKLVEEPIRVVDRKVTKLRNKDIPMVLVEWKHILGSNLTWKQKS; from the coding sequence atgacagccgaaaaagtcgCTATTGCGCGGGAAAAGTTGAAAGCTgccagagatagacaaaagatgtatgcagatccgCGTAGACGTTCGGTAACTTTTAATGTGGGTGATTGTGTGTATCTTAAGGTTTCAACGTGGAAAGaggttatcagatttggtaaacggggtAAGCTTgggccaaggtacattgggccgttTCCAATTAATGAGATTCTGAATGATCAAACAGTGGTACTAGATCTTCCACTAGAGTTAGCTGGCATTCATAACACCTTCAATGTGTGTTACTTACGTAAGTGTAAGGTGGACGATGAAACAAAAATTTTGCCAATTAAGGATCTtaaagttgatttgagtaacaagcTGGTTGAGGAACCGATTCGAGTAGTTGACagaaaggttactaagttaagaaatAAAGATATCCCAATGGTTTTAGTAGAATGGAAGCACATCTTAGGGTCTAATTTGACGTGgaaacagaagagttga